The proteins below are encoded in one region of Bacteroides uniformis:
- the rfbB gene encoding dTDP-glucose 4,6-dehydratase, translated as MKTYLVTGAAGFIGANYIKYILAKHNDIKVVILDALTYAGNLGTIANDIDDERCFFVKGDICDRVLADELFAKYKFDYVVNFAAESHVDRSIENPQLFLMTNILGTQNLLDAARRAWVTGKDESGYPTWRKGVRYHQVSTDEVYGSLGAEGYFTEQTPLCPHSPYSASKTSADMVVMAYHDTYKMPVTITRCSNNYGPYHFPEKLIPLIIKNILEGKNLPVYGDGSNVRDWLYVEDHCKAIDLVVREGVEGEVYNVGGHNEKTNLEIVKLTIATVRRLMEEEPRYRAVLKKQVKAADGTIDISWINEDLITFVKDRLGHDQRYAIDPTKITNALGWYPETKFEVGIVKTIEWYLNNQPWVEEVTSGDYQKYYEQMYGGRG; from the coding sequence ATGAAGACTTATCTCGTAACCGGTGCCGCCGGTTTTATCGGCGCCAACTATATTAAATACATCCTGGCAAAACATAATGATATTAAAGTGGTGATACTGGATGCCTTGACCTACGCAGGCAATCTGGGCACCATTGCCAATGACATTGACGATGAACGTTGCTTTTTTGTAAAAGGTGACATCTGCGACCGCGTGCTTGCCGACGAACTGTTTGCCAAGTATAAATTCGATTACGTAGTGAATTTTGCTGCCGAGAGCCACGTAGACCGTAGCATAGAGAATCCCCAGCTTTTCCTGATGACTAACATCCTGGGTACACAAAACCTGCTCGATGCCGCCCGCCGTGCCTGGGTCACGGGTAAGGACGAGTCCGGTTATCCCACTTGGCGCAAAGGCGTTCGTTACCATCAAGTGTCTACCGACGAAGTTTACGGCTCACTTGGTGCCGAAGGCTACTTCACAGAGCAAACCCCGCTCTGCCCGCACAGCCCTTACAGCGCCAGCAAGACGAGTGCCGATATGGTAGTGATGGCCTATCACGATACCTATAAGATGCCCGTCACTATCACCCGCTGTTCCAACAACTACGGTCCTTATCACTTCCCCGAAAAGCTGATTCCGCTTATCATCAAGAATATTCTCGAAGGCAAGAACCTCCCCGTCTATGGCGACGGCAGTAACGTGCGTGACTGGCTCTACGTGGAAGACCACTGCAAAGCTATCGACCTGGTTGTCCGCGAGGGTGTGGAAGGCGAAGTCTACAACGTAGGCGGTCACAACGAAAAGACCAATCTTGAAATCGTGAAGCTGACTATTGCCACCGTCCGCCGCTTGATGGAGGAAGAACCCCGTTACCGTGCAGTGCTGAAGAAACAAGTAAAAGCCGCCGACGGCACGATTGACATCAGCTGGATAAACGAAGACCTTATCACCTTCGTCAAAGACCGCCTAGGTCACGACCAGCGTTATGCCATCGACCCCACAAAGATTACCAATGCCCTGGGCTGGTATCCGGAGACGAAGTTCGAGGTCGGCATCGTCAAGACCATTGAATGGTACCTGAACAACCAGCCGTGGGTGGAAGAAGTGACCAGCGGTGATTATCAGAAGTATTACGAACAGATGTATGGAGGTAGAGGTTAA
- the rfbA gene encoding glucose-1-phosphate thymidylyltransferase RfbA — MKGIILAGGSATRLYPLSKAISKQIMPVYDKPMIYYPLSTLMLAGIREVLIISTPRDLPMFRELLGTGEELGMSFSYKIQENPNGLAQAFVLGAEFLDGGPGCLILGDNMFYGQGFSAMLKRAASIDKGACIFGYYVKDPRAYGVVEFDANGKAVSLEEKPANPKSNYAVPGLYFYDSTVTEKAASLKPSARGEYEITDLNRLYLDEGTLKVELFGRGFAWLDTGNCDSLLEASNFVATIQNRQGFRVSCIEEIAWRKGWIDVDQLYRLGEQLGKTEYGKYLMELAESKR, encoded by the coding sequence ATGAAAGGAATTATTCTTGCAGGTGGCAGTGCCACTCGTCTCTATCCGTTGTCCAAGGCTATCTCCAAGCAGATAATGCCCGTCTACGACAAGCCGATGATATACTACCCGCTCTCTACACTGATGTTGGCGGGAATTCGCGAAGTGCTTATTATCTCTACTCCACGTGACTTACCCATGTTCCGCGAGCTGCTGGGAACCGGCGAAGAACTCGGTATGTCCTTTTCCTATAAGATACAAGAGAATCCCAACGGACTGGCACAAGCCTTTGTGCTGGGTGCAGAGTTCTTGGACGGCGGACCGGGCTGCCTTATTCTGGGCGACAACATGTTCTACGGTCAAGGCTTCTCCGCCATGCTGAAGCGTGCCGCTTCCATAGACAAGGGTGCCTGCATCTTTGGTTATTACGTCAAGGACCCCCGTGCCTACGGTGTAGTGGAGTTTGATGCCAACGGCAAAGCCGTCTCGCTGGAAGAAAAGCCTGCCAATCCTAAAAGCAACTATGCCGTCCCCGGACTGTACTTCTACGACTCCACCGTGACAGAGAAAGCCGCCTCCTTGAAGCCCTCTGCTCGCGGCGAATACGAAATTACCGACCTCAACCGTCTCTATCTGGACGAGGGCACACTGAAAGTGGAGCTCTTCGGCCGTGGCTTTGCCTGGCTCGACACCGGCAATTGCGACAGCCTGCTGGAAGCCAGCAATTTTGTCGCCACCATCCAGAACCGTCAAGGCTTCCGCGTGAGCTGTATCGAAGAGATTGCCTGGCGCAAGGGCTGGATAGATGTAGACCAGCTGTATCGCTTGGGTGAACAGCTTGGCAAGACCGAATATGGCAAATACCTGATGGAACTGGCTGAATCGAAGCGATGA
- a CDS encoding metallophosphoesterase family protein, with amino-acid sequence MTKVGLLSDTHGYWDEKYLQYFEGCDEIWHAGDIGSLEVAQKLAAFRPFRAVYGNIDGQEIRQLYPQILRFTVDGAEVLMKHIGGYPGNYDPSIKGSILVRPPKLFISGHSHILKVKYDKTLDVLHINPGAAGIQGFHKVRTMVRFAVDGGTFKDLEVIELADR; translated from the coding sequence ATGACAAAAGTTGGTTTATTATCGGATACGCATGGCTACTGGGATGAAAAGTACCTGCAATATTTTGAGGGCTGTGACGAAATATGGCATGCCGGTGACATCGGTTCGCTGGAAGTGGCACAGAAGCTGGCGGCTTTCCGTCCCTTCCGTGCCGTGTATGGCAATATTGACGGGCAGGAGATACGGCAGCTCTATCCGCAGATTCTCCGTTTCACGGTGGATGGGGCGGAGGTGCTGATGAAGCATATCGGCGGTTATCCCGGCAACTACGACCCTTCCATCAAGGGCAGCATTCTGGTGCGTCCCCCAAAGCTGTTCATCAGCGGGCACTCGCATATACTGAAGGTGAAGTATGACAAGACGTTGGATGTACTCCACATCAATCCGGGCGCTGCGGGCATTCAAGGTTTCCATAAGGTGCGTACGATGGTACGCTTTGCGGTTGATGGGGGAACGTTTAAAGATTTGGAGGTGATAGAACTTGCTGACCGATGA